From Nicotiana tabacum cultivar K326 chromosome 15, ASM71507v2, whole genome shotgun sequence, the proteins below share one genomic window:
- the LOC107816701 gene encoding cis-abienol synthase, chloroplastic isoform X2: MILGLRSKIIPLPDHKLGNIKLGSVTKDAICHRPCRVRCSHSTASSMEEAKERIRETFGKIELSPSSYDTAWVAMVPSRYSMNQPCFPQCLDWILENQREDGSWGLNPSHPLLVKDSLSSTLASLLALRKWRIGDNQVQRGLGFIETHGWAVDNKDQISPLGFEIIFPCMINYAEKLNLDLPLDPNLVNMMLCERELTIERALKNEFEGNMANVEYFAEGLGELCHWKEMMLRQRHNGSLFDSPATTAAALIYHQYDEKCFGYLNSILKLHDNWVPTICPTKIHSNLFLVDALQNLGVDRYFKTEVKRVLDEIYRLWLEKNEEIFSDVAHCAMAFRLLRMNNYEVSSELEGFVDQEHFFTTSSGKLMNHVAILELHRASQVAIHERKDHILDKISTWTRNFMEQKLLDKHIPDRSKKEMEFAMRKFYGTFDRVETRRYIESYKMDSFKILKAAYRSSGINNIDLLKFSEHDFNLCQTRHKEELQQMKRWFTDCKLEQVGLSQQYLYTSYFIIAAILFEPEYADARLAYAKYAIIITAVDDFFDCFICKEELQNIIELVERWEGYSTVGFRSERVRIFFLALYKMVEEIAAKAETKQGRCVKDHLINLWIDMLKCMLVELDLWKIKSTTPSIEEYLSVACVTIGVPCFVLTSLYLLGPKLSKDVIESSEVSALCNCTAAVARLINDIHSYKREQAESSTNMVSILITQSQGTISEEEAIRQIKEMMESKRRELLGMVLQNKESQLPQVCKDLFWTTINAAYSIHTHGDGYRFPEEFKNHINDVIYKPLNQYSP; the protein is encoded by the exons ATGATACTTGGACTGAGAAGCAAAATCATACCACTTCCTGATCATAAGTTGGGAAATATCAAATTAGGTTCAGTAACCA AAGATGCAATTTGCCACAGACCATGTAGAGTAAGATGCAGCCACAGTACTGCTTCATCAATG GAAGAGGCAAAGGAGAGAATAAGGGAAACATTTGGAAAAATAGAGCTATCTCCTTCTTCCTATGACACAGCATGGGTAGCTATGGTCCCTTCAAGATATTCTATGAACCAACCATGTTTTCCTCAGTGCTTAGATTGGATTCTTGAAAATCAAAGAGAAGATGGATCTTGGGGCCTAAATCCTAGCCATCCATTGCTTGTAAAAGACTCCCTTTCTTCCACTCTAGCATCTTTGCTTGCCCTTCGCAAATGGAGAATTGGAGATAACCAAGTCCAAAGAG GCCTTGGCTTTATTGAAACGCATGGTTGGGCAGTCGATAACAAGGATCAGATTTCACCTTTAGGATTTGAAATTATATTTCCCTGCATGATCAACTATGCAGAGAAACTTAATTTGGATCTACCTTTGGATCCTAACCTTGTAAATATGATGCTCTGCGAACGTGAATTAACAATTGAAAG AGCCTTAAAGAATGAATTCGAGGGGAATATGGCAAATGTAGAATATTTTGCTGAAGGGCTCGGTGAATTATGTCATTGGAAAGAGATGATGCTTCGTCAGAGACACAACGGGTCGCTCTTTGATTCACCAGCCACTACTGCAGCTGCCTTGATTTACCATCAGTACGATGAGAAATGCTTTGGGTACTTGAACTCAATCTTGAAACTGCACGATAATTGGG TCCCCACTATTTGCCCTACAAAGATACATTCAAATCTCTTCTTAGTTGATGCCCTTCAAAATCTTGGAGTAGATCGGTATTTTAAAACAGAAGTCAAAAGAGTACTAGATGAAATATACAG GCTTTGgctagaaaagaatgaagaaatttTTTCAGACGTTGCTCATTGTGCCATGGCGTTTCGACTTTTACGGATGAATAACTATGAAGTTTCCTCAG AACTTGAAGGATTTGTCGACCAAGAACATTTCTTTACAACATCAAGTGGGAAACTTATGAATCACGTTGCAATTCTCGAACTTCACCGAGCTTCACAGGTGGCTATTCATGAAAGGAAAGATCACATTTTAGATAAAATAAGTACTTGGACAAGGAATTTTATGGAGCAAAAACTCTTGGACAAGCACATCCCTGATAGGTCAAAGAAGGAG ATGGAATTTGCTATGAGGAAATTTTATGGCACATTTGATCGAGTGGAAACTAGACGTTACATCGAGTCATACAAAATGGACAGTTTTAAGATCTTAAAAGCGGCTTACAG gTCTTCCGGTATTAACAACATAGACTTGCTAAAGTTCTCAGAACACGATTTTAACTTGTGCCAAACCCGACACAAAGAAGAACTTCAACAGATGAAAAG GTGGTTCACAGATTGCAAACTCGAACAAGTAGGATTATCACAACAGTACTTATACACTAGTTACTTCATAATTGCTGCCATACTCTTTGAACCTGAATATGCTGATGCTCGTCTAGCATATGCAAAGTACGCCATAATAATAACAGCGGTGGATGATTTCTTCGATTGTTTTATTTGCAAAGAAGAACTGCAAAACATCATCGAATTAGTAGAGAG ATGGGAGGGATACTCAACCGTCGGATTCCGTTCAGAGAGGGTTAGAATTTTCTTTTTGGCACTTTACAAAATGGTAGAGGAAATTGCGGCAAAGGCGGAAACTAAGCAAGGTCGATGTGTCAAAGATCACCTTATTAACTTG TGGATTGATATGTTGAAGTGTATGCTGGTGGAATTGGACCTTTGGAAAATTAAATCAACTACCCCAAGCATAGAGGAGTACTTGTCTGTTGCATGTGTAACTATTGGTGTTCCATGTTTTGTTCTCACATCACTATATCTTCTTGGACCAAAACTGTCCAAGGATGTCATAGAAAGTTCTGAGGTCAGTGCCTTATGCAATTGTACAGCTGCTGTGGCCCGATTGATTAATGATATACACAGTTACAAG AGAGAACAAGCAGAAAGTTCAACAAATATGGTATCAATATTAATAACACAAAGTCAGGGAACTATCTCTGAAGAAGAGGCTATAAGACAGATAAAGGAAATGATGGAAAGTAAGAGAAGAGAGTTGCTAGGGATGGTTCTACAAAATAAAGAAAGCCAATTGCCACAAGTGTGCAAGGATCTTTTTTGGACGACAATCAACGCAGCTTATTCTATACATACACATGGCGATGGGTATCGCTTCCCAGAGGAATTCAAGAACCATATCAACGATGTAATTTACAAACCACTCAATCAATATTCCCCATAA
- the LOC107816701 gene encoding cis-abienol synthase, chloroplastic (The RefSeq protein has 1 substitution compared to this genomic sequence), which yields MVLGLRSKIIPLPDHKLGNIKLGSVTNAICHRPCRVRCSHSTASSMEEAKERIRETFGKIELSPSSYDTAWVAMVPSRYSMNQPCFPQCLDWILENQREDGSWGLNPSHPLLVKDSLSSTLASLLALRKWRIGDNQVQRGLGFIETHGWAVDNKDQISPLGFEIIFPCMINYAEKLNLDLPLDPNLVNMMLCERELTIERALKNEFEGNMANVEYFAEGLGELCHWKEMMLRQRHNGSLFDSPATTAAALIYHQYDEKCFGYLNSILKLHDNWVPTICPTKIHSNLFLVDALQNLGVDRYFKTEVKRVLDEIYRLWLEKNEEIFSDVAHCAMAFRLLRMNNYEVSSEELEGFVDQEHFFTTSSGKLMNHVAILELHRASQVAIHERKDHILDKISTWTRNFMEQKLLDKHIPDRSKKEMEFAMRKFYGTFDRVETRRYIESYKMDSFKILKAAYRSSGINNIDLLKFSEHDFNLCQTRHKEELQQMKRWFTDCKLEQVGLSQQYLYTSYFIIAAILFEPEYADARLAYAKYAIIITAVDDFFDCFICKEELQNIIELVERWEGYSTVGFRSERVRIFFLALYKMVEEIAAKAETKQGRCVKDHLINLWIDMLKCMLVELDLWKIKSTTPSIEEYLSVACVTIGVPCFVLTSLYLLGPKLSKDVIESSEVSALCNCTAAVARLINDIHSYKREQAESSTNMVSILITQSQGTISEEEAIRQIKEMMESKRRELLGMVLQNKESQLPQVCKDLFWTTINAAYSIHTHGDGYRFPEEFKNHINDVIYKPLNQYSP from the exons ATGATACTTGGACTGAGAAGCAAAATCATACCACTTCCTGATCATAAGTTGGGAAATATCAAATTAGGTTCAGTAACCA ATGCAATTTGCCACAGACCATGTAGAGTAAGATGCAGCCACAGTACTGCTTCATCAATG GAAGAGGCAAAGGAGAGAATAAGGGAAACATTTGGAAAAATAGAGCTATCTCCTTCTTCCTATGACACAGCATGGGTAGCTATGGTCCCTTCAAGATATTCTATGAACCAACCATGTTTTCCTCAGTGCTTAGATTGGATTCTTGAAAATCAAAGAGAAGATGGATCTTGGGGCCTAAATCCTAGCCATCCATTGCTTGTAAAAGACTCCCTTTCTTCCACTCTAGCATCTTTGCTTGCCCTTCGCAAATGGAGAATTGGAGATAACCAAGTCCAAAGAG GCCTTGGCTTTATTGAAACGCATGGTTGGGCAGTCGATAACAAGGATCAGATTTCACCTTTAGGATTTGAAATTATATTTCCCTGCATGATCAACTATGCAGAGAAACTTAATTTGGATCTACCTTTGGATCCTAACCTTGTAAATATGATGCTCTGCGAACGTGAATTAACAATTGAAAG AGCCTTAAAGAATGAATTCGAGGGGAATATGGCAAATGTAGAATATTTTGCTGAAGGGCTCGGTGAATTATGTCATTGGAAAGAGATGATGCTTCGTCAGAGACACAACGGGTCGCTCTTTGATTCACCAGCCACTACTGCAGCTGCCTTGATTTACCATCAGTACGATGAGAAATGCTTTGGGTACTTGAACTCAATCTTGAAACTGCACGATAATTGGG TCCCCACTATTTGCCCTACAAAGATACATTCAAATCTCTTCTTAGTTGATGCCCTTCAAAATCTTGGAGTAGATCGGTATTTTAAAACAGAAGTCAAAAGAGTACTAGATGAAATATACAG GCTTTGgctagaaaagaatgaagaaatttTTTCAGACGTTGCTCATTGTGCCATGGCGTTTCGACTTTTACGGATGAATAACTATGAAGTTTCCTCAG AAGAACTTGAAGGATTTGTCGACCAAGAACATTTCTTTACAACATCAAGTGGGAAACTTATGAATCACGTTGCAATTCTCGAACTTCACCGAGCTTCACAGGTGGCTATTCATGAAAGGAAAGATCACATTTTAGATAAAATAAGTACTTGGACAAGGAATTTTATGGAGCAAAAACTCTTGGACAAGCACATCCCTGATAGGTCAAAGAAGGAG ATGGAATTTGCTATGAGGAAATTTTATGGCACATTTGATCGAGTGGAAACTAGACGTTACATCGAGTCATACAAAATGGACAGTTTTAAGATCTTAAAAGCGGCTTACAG gTCTTCCGGTATTAACAACATAGACTTGCTAAAGTTCTCAGAACACGATTTTAACTTGTGCCAAACCCGACACAAAGAAGAACTTCAACAGATGAAAAG GTGGTTCACAGATTGCAAACTCGAACAAGTAGGATTATCACAACAGTACTTATACACTAGTTACTTCATAATTGCTGCCATACTCTTTGAACCTGAATATGCTGATGCTCGTCTAGCATATGCAAAGTACGCCATAATAATAACAGCGGTGGATGATTTCTTCGATTGTTTTATTTGCAAAGAAGAACTGCAAAACATCATCGAATTAGTAGAGAG ATGGGAGGGATACTCAACCGTCGGATTCCGTTCAGAGAGGGTTAGAATTTTCTTTTTGGCACTTTACAAAATGGTAGAGGAAATTGCGGCAAAGGCGGAAACTAAGCAAGGTCGATGTGTCAAAGATCACCTTATTAACTTG TGGATTGATATGTTGAAGTGTATGCTGGTGGAATTGGACCTTTGGAAAATTAAATCAACTACCCCAAGCATAGAGGAGTACTTGTCTGTTGCATGTGTAACTATTGGTGTTCCATGTTTTGTTCTCACATCACTATATCTTCTTGGACCAAAACTGTCCAAGGATGTCATAGAAAGTTCTGAGGTCAGTGCCTTATGCAATTGTACAGCTGCTGTGGCCCGATTGATTAATGATATACACAGTTACAAG AGAGAACAAGCAGAAAGTTCAACAAATATGGTATCAATATTAATAACACAAAGTCAGGGAACTATCTCTGAAGAAGAGGCTATAAGACAGATAAAGGAAATGATGGAAAGTAAGAGAAGAGAGTTGCTAGGGATGGTTCTACAAAATAAAGAAAGCCAATTGCCACAAGTGTGCAAGGATCTTTTTTGGACGACAATCAACGCAGCTTATTCTATACATACACATGGCGATGGGTATCGCTTCCCAGAGGAATTCAAGAACCATATCAACGATGTAATTTACAAACCACTCAATCAATATTCCCCATAA
- the LOC107816701 gene encoding cis-abienol synthase, chloroplastic isoform X7 yields MILGLRSKIIPLPDHKLGNIKLGSVTKDAICHRPCRVRCSHSTASSMEEAKERIRETFGKIELSPSSYDTAWVAMVPSRYSMNQPCFPQCLDWILENQREDGSWGLNPSHPLLVKDSLSSTLASLLALRKWRIGDNQVQRVPTICPTKIHSNLFLVDALQNLGVDRYFKTEVKRVLDEIYRLWLEKNEEIFSDVAHCAMAFRLLRMNNYEVSSEELEGFVDQEHFFTTSSGKLMNHVAILELHRASQVAIHERKDHILDKISTWTRNFMEQKLLDKHIPDRSKKEMEFAMRKFYGTFDRVETRRYIESYKMDSFKILKAAYRSSGINNIDLLKFSEHDFNLCQTRHKEELQQMKRWFTDCKLEQVGLSQQYLYTSYFIIAAILFEPEYADARLAYAKYAIIITAVDDFFDCFICKEELQNIIELVERWEGYSTVGFRSERVRIFFLALYKMVEEIAAKAETKQGRCVKDHLINLWIDMLKCMLVELDLWKIKSTTPSIEEYLSVACVTIGVPCFVLTSLYLLGPKLSKDVIESSEVSALCNCTAAVARLINDIHSYKREQAESSTNMVSILITQSQGTISEEEAIRQIKEMMESKRRELLGMVLQNKESQLPQVCKDLFWTTINAAYSIHTHGDGYRFPEEFKNHINDVIYKPLNQYSP; encoded by the exons ATGATACTTGGACTGAGAAGCAAAATCATACCACTTCCTGATCATAAGTTGGGAAATATCAAATTAGGTTCAGTAACCA AAGATGCAATTTGCCACAGACCATGTAGAGTAAGATGCAGCCACAGTACTGCTTCATCAATG GAAGAGGCAAAGGAGAGAATAAGGGAAACATTTGGAAAAATAGAGCTATCTCCTTCTTCCTATGACACAGCATGGGTAGCTATGGTCCCTTCAAGATATTCTATGAACCAACCATGTTTTCCTCAGTGCTTAGATTGGATTCTTGAAAATCAAAGAGAAGATGGATCTTGGGGCCTAAATCCTAGCCATCCATTGCTTGTAAAAGACTCCCTTTCTTCCACTCTAGCATCTTTGCTTGCCCTTCGCAAATGGAGAATTGGAGATAACCAAGTCCAAAGAG TCCCCACTATTTGCCCTACAAAGATACATTCAAATCTCTTCTTAGTTGATGCCCTTCAAAATCTTGGAGTAGATCGGTATTTTAAAACAGAAGTCAAAAGAGTACTAGATGAAATATACAG GCTTTGgctagaaaagaatgaagaaatttTTTCAGACGTTGCTCATTGTGCCATGGCGTTTCGACTTTTACGGATGAATAACTATGAAGTTTCCTCAG AAGAACTTGAAGGATTTGTCGACCAAGAACATTTCTTTACAACATCAAGTGGGAAACTTATGAATCACGTTGCAATTCTCGAACTTCACCGAGCTTCACAGGTGGCTATTCATGAAAGGAAAGATCACATTTTAGATAAAATAAGTACTTGGACAAGGAATTTTATGGAGCAAAAACTCTTGGACAAGCACATCCCTGATAGGTCAAAGAAGGAG ATGGAATTTGCTATGAGGAAATTTTATGGCACATTTGATCGAGTGGAAACTAGACGTTACATCGAGTCATACAAAATGGACAGTTTTAAGATCTTAAAAGCGGCTTACAG gTCTTCCGGTATTAACAACATAGACTTGCTAAAGTTCTCAGAACACGATTTTAACTTGTGCCAAACCCGACACAAAGAAGAACTTCAACAGATGAAAAG GTGGTTCACAGATTGCAAACTCGAACAAGTAGGATTATCACAACAGTACTTATACACTAGTTACTTCATAATTGCTGCCATACTCTTTGAACCTGAATATGCTGATGCTCGTCTAGCATATGCAAAGTACGCCATAATAATAACAGCGGTGGATGATTTCTTCGATTGTTTTATTTGCAAAGAAGAACTGCAAAACATCATCGAATTAGTAGAGAG ATGGGAGGGATACTCAACCGTCGGATTCCGTTCAGAGAGGGTTAGAATTTTCTTTTTGGCACTTTACAAAATGGTAGAGGAAATTGCGGCAAAGGCGGAAACTAAGCAAGGTCGATGTGTCAAAGATCACCTTATTAACTTG TGGATTGATATGTTGAAGTGTATGCTGGTGGAATTGGACCTTTGGAAAATTAAATCAACTACCCCAAGCATAGAGGAGTACTTGTCTGTTGCATGTGTAACTATTGGTGTTCCATGTTTTGTTCTCACATCACTATATCTTCTTGGACCAAAACTGTCCAAGGATGTCATAGAAAGTTCTGAGGTCAGTGCCTTATGCAATTGTACAGCTGCTGTGGCCCGATTGATTAATGATATACACAGTTACAAG AGAGAACAAGCAGAAAGTTCAACAAATATGGTATCAATATTAATAACACAAAGTCAGGGAACTATCTCTGAAGAAGAGGCTATAAGACAGATAAAGGAAATGATGGAAAGTAAGAGAAGAGAGTTGCTAGGGATGGTTCTACAAAATAAAGAAAGCCAATTGCCACAAGTGTGCAAGGATCTTTTTTGGACGACAATCAACGCAGCTTATTCTATACATACACATGGCGATGGGTATCGCTTCCCAGAGGAATTCAAGAACCATATCAACGATGTAATTTACAAACCACTCAATCAATATTCCCCATAA
- the LOC107816701 gene encoding cis-abienol synthase, chloroplastic isoform X5, which produces MILGLRSKIIPLPDHKLGNIKLGSVTKDAICHRPCRVRCSHSTASSMEEAKERIRETFGKIELSPSSYDTAWVAMVPSRYSMNQPCFPQCLDWILENQREDGSWGLNPSHPLLVKDSLSSTLASLLALRKWRIGDNQVQRGLGFIETHGWAVDNKDQISPLGFEIIFPCMINYAEKLNLDLPLDPNLVNMMLCERELTIERALKNEFEGNMANVEYFAEGLGELCHWKEMMLRQRHNGSLFDSPATTAAALIYHQYDEKCFGYLNSILKLHDNWVPTICPTKIHSNLFLVDALQNLGVDRYFKTEVKRVLDEIYRLWLEKNEEIFSDVAHCAMAFRLLRMNNYEVSSEELEGFVDQEHFFTTSSGKLMNHVAILELHRASQVAIHERKDHILDKISTWTRNFMEQKLLDKHIPDRSKKEMEFAMRKFYGTFDRVETRRYIESYKMDSFKILKAAYRWEGYSTVGFRSERVRIFFLALYKMVEEIAAKAETKQGRCVKDHLINLWIDMLKCMLVELDLWKIKSTTPSIEEYLSVACVTIGVPCFVLTSLYLLGPKLSKDVIESSEVSALCNCTAAVARLINDIHSYKREQAESSTNMVSILITQSQGTISEEEAIRQIKEMMESKRRELLGMVLQNKESQLPQVCKDLFWTTINAAYSIHTHGDGYRFPEEFKNHINDVIYKPLNQYSP; this is translated from the exons ATGATACTTGGACTGAGAAGCAAAATCATACCACTTCCTGATCATAAGTTGGGAAATATCAAATTAGGTTCAGTAACCA AAGATGCAATTTGCCACAGACCATGTAGAGTAAGATGCAGCCACAGTACTGCTTCATCAATG GAAGAGGCAAAGGAGAGAATAAGGGAAACATTTGGAAAAATAGAGCTATCTCCTTCTTCCTATGACACAGCATGGGTAGCTATGGTCCCTTCAAGATATTCTATGAACCAACCATGTTTTCCTCAGTGCTTAGATTGGATTCTTGAAAATCAAAGAGAAGATGGATCTTGGGGCCTAAATCCTAGCCATCCATTGCTTGTAAAAGACTCCCTTTCTTCCACTCTAGCATCTTTGCTTGCCCTTCGCAAATGGAGAATTGGAGATAACCAAGTCCAAAGAG GCCTTGGCTTTATTGAAACGCATGGTTGGGCAGTCGATAACAAGGATCAGATTTCACCTTTAGGATTTGAAATTATATTTCCCTGCATGATCAACTATGCAGAGAAACTTAATTTGGATCTACCTTTGGATCCTAACCTTGTAAATATGATGCTCTGCGAACGTGAATTAACAATTGAAAG AGCCTTAAAGAATGAATTCGAGGGGAATATGGCAAATGTAGAATATTTTGCTGAAGGGCTCGGTGAATTATGTCATTGGAAAGAGATGATGCTTCGTCAGAGACACAACGGGTCGCTCTTTGATTCACCAGCCACTACTGCAGCTGCCTTGATTTACCATCAGTACGATGAGAAATGCTTTGGGTACTTGAACTCAATCTTGAAACTGCACGATAATTGGG TCCCCACTATTTGCCCTACAAAGATACATTCAAATCTCTTCTTAGTTGATGCCCTTCAAAATCTTGGAGTAGATCGGTATTTTAAAACAGAAGTCAAAAGAGTACTAGATGAAATATACAG GCTTTGgctagaaaagaatgaagaaatttTTTCAGACGTTGCTCATTGTGCCATGGCGTTTCGACTTTTACGGATGAATAACTATGAAGTTTCCTCAG AAGAACTTGAAGGATTTGTCGACCAAGAACATTTCTTTACAACATCAAGTGGGAAACTTATGAATCACGTTGCAATTCTCGAACTTCACCGAGCTTCACAGGTGGCTATTCATGAAAGGAAAGATCACATTTTAGATAAAATAAGTACTTGGACAAGGAATTTTATGGAGCAAAAACTCTTGGACAAGCACATCCCTGATAGGTCAAAGAAGGAG ATGGAATTTGCTATGAGGAAATTTTATGGCACATTTGATCGAGTGGAAACTAGACGTTACATCGAGTCATACAAAATGGACAGTTTTAAGATCTTAAAAGCGGCTTACAG ATGGGAGGGATACTCAACCGTCGGATTCCGTTCAGAGAGGGTTAGAATTTTCTTTTTGGCACTTTACAAAATGGTAGAGGAAATTGCGGCAAAGGCGGAAACTAAGCAAGGTCGATGTGTCAAAGATCACCTTATTAACTTG TGGATTGATATGTTGAAGTGTATGCTGGTGGAATTGGACCTTTGGAAAATTAAATCAACTACCCCAAGCATAGAGGAGTACTTGTCTGTTGCATGTGTAACTATTGGTGTTCCATGTTTTGTTCTCACATCACTATATCTTCTTGGACCAAAACTGTCCAAGGATGTCATAGAAAGTTCTGAGGTCAGTGCCTTATGCAATTGTACAGCTGCTGTGGCCCGATTGATTAATGATATACACAGTTACAAG AGAGAACAAGCAGAAAGTTCAACAAATATGGTATCAATATTAATAACACAAAGTCAGGGAACTATCTCTGAAGAAGAGGCTATAAGACAGATAAAGGAAATGATGGAAAGTAAGAGAAGAGAGTTGCTAGGGATGGTTCTACAAAATAAAGAAAGCCAATTGCCACAAGTGTGCAAGGATCTTTTTTGGACGACAATCAACGCAGCTTATTCTATACATACACATGGCGATGGGTATCGCTTCCCAGAGGAATTCAAGAACCATATCAACGATGTAATTTACAAACCACTCAATCAATATTCCCCATAA
- the LOC107816701 gene encoding cis-abienol synthase, chloroplastic isoform X6, with translation MILGLRSKIIPLPDHKLGNIKLGSVTNAICHRPCRVRCSHSTASSMEEAKERIRETFGKIELSPSSYDTAWVAMVPSRYSMNQPCFPQCLDWILENQREDGSWGLNPSHPLLVKDSLSSTLASLLALRKWRIGDNQVQRGLGFIETHGWAVDNKDQISPLGFEIIFPCMINYAEKLNLDLPLDPNLVNMMLCERELTIERALKNEFEGNMANVEYFAEGLGELCHWKEMMLRQRHNGSLFDSPATTAAALIYHQYDEKCFGYLNSILKLHDNWVPTICPTKIHSNLFLVDALQNLGVDRYFKTEVKRVLDEIYRLWLEKNEEIFSDVAHCAMAFRLLRMNNYEVSSEELEGFVDQEHFFTTSSGKLMNHVAILELHRASQVAIHERKDHILDKISTWTRNFMEQKLLDKHIPDRSKKEMEFAMRKFYGTFDRVETRRYIESYKMDSFKILKAAYRWEGYSTVGFRSERVRIFFLALYKMVEEIAAKAETKQGRCVKDHLINLWIDMLKCMLVELDLWKIKSTTPSIEEYLSVACVTIGVPCFVLTSLYLLGPKLSKDVIESSEVSALCNCTAAVARLINDIHSYKREQAESSTNMVSILITQSQGTISEEEAIRQIKEMMESKRRELLGMVLQNKESQLPQVCKDLFWTTINAAYSIHTHGDGYRFPEEFKNHINDVIYKPLNQYSP, from the exons ATGATACTTGGACTGAGAAGCAAAATCATACCACTTCCTGATCATAAGTTGGGAAATATCAAATTAGGTTCAGTAACCA ATGCAATTTGCCACAGACCATGTAGAGTAAGATGCAGCCACAGTACTGCTTCATCAATG GAAGAGGCAAAGGAGAGAATAAGGGAAACATTTGGAAAAATAGAGCTATCTCCTTCTTCCTATGACACAGCATGGGTAGCTATGGTCCCTTCAAGATATTCTATGAACCAACCATGTTTTCCTCAGTGCTTAGATTGGATTCTTGAAAATCAAAGAGAAGATGGATCTTGGGGCCTAAATCCTAGCCATCCATTGCTTGTAAAAGACTCCCTTTCTTCCACTCTAGCATCTTTGCTTGCCCTTCGCAAATGGAGAATTGGAGATAACCAAGTCCAAAGAG GCCTTGGCTTTATTGAAACGCATGGTTGGGCAGTCGATAACAAGGATCAGATTTCACCTTTAGGATTTGAAATTATATTTCCCTGCATGATCAACTATGCAGAGAAACTTAATTTGGATCTACCTTTGGATCCTAACCTTGTAAATATGATGCTCTGCGAACGTGAATTAACAATTGAAAG AGCCTTAAAGAATGAATTCGAGGGGAATATGGCAAATGTAGAATATTTTGCTGAAGGGCTCGGTGAATTATGTCATTGGAAAGAGATGATGCTTCGTCAGAGACACAACGGGTCGCTCTTTGATTCACCAGCCACTACTGCAGCTGCCTTGATTTACCATCAGTACGATGAGAAATGCTTTGGGTACTTGAACTCAATCTTGAAACTGCACGATAATTGGG TCCCCACTATTTGCCCTACAAAGATACATTCAAATCTCTTCTTAGTTGATGCCCTTCAAAATCTTGGAGTAGATCGGTATTTTAAAACAGAAGTCAAAAGAGTACTAGATGAAATATACAG GCTTTGgctagaaaagaatgaagaaatttTTTCAGACGTTGCTCATTGTGCCATGGCGTTTCGACTTTTACGGATGAATAACTATGAAGTTTCCTCAG AAGAACTTGAAGGATTTGTCGACCAAGAACATTTCTTTACAACATCAAGTGGGAAACTTATGAATCACGTTGCAATTCTCGAACTTCACCGAGCTTCACAGGTGGCTATTCATGAAAGGAAAGATCACATTTTAGATAAAATAAGTACTTGGACAAGGAATTTTATGGAGCAAAAACTCTTGGACAAGCACATCCCTGATAGGTCAAAGAAGGAG ATGGAATTTGCTATGAGGAAATTTTATGGCACATTTGATCGAGTGGAAACTAGACGTTACATCGAGTCATACAAAATGGACAGTTTTAAGATCTTAAAAGCGGCTTACAG ATGGGAGGGATACTCAACCGTCGGATTCCGTTCAGAGAGGGTTAGAATTTTCTTTTTGGCACTTTACAAAATGGTAGAGGAAATTGCGGCAAAGGCGGAAACTAAGCAAGGTCGATGTGTCAAAGATCACCTTATTAACTTG TGGATTGATATGTTGAAGTGTATGCTGGTGGAATTGGACCTTTGGAAAATTAAATCAACTACCCCAAGCATAGAGGAGTACTTGTCTGTTGCATGTGTAACTATTGGTGTTCCATGTTTTGTTCTCACATCACTATATCTTCTTGGACCAAAACTGTCCAAGGATGTCATAGAAAGTTCTGAGGTCAGTGCCTTATGCAATTGTACAGCTGCTGTGGCCCGATTGATTAATGATATACACAGTTACAAG AGAGAACAAGCAGAAAGTTCAACAAATATGGTATCAATATTAATAACACAAAGTCAGGGAACTATCTCTGAAGAAGAGGCTATAAGACAGATAAAGGAAATGATGGAAAGTAAGAGAAGAGAGTTGCTAGGGATGGTTCTACAAAATAAAGAAAGCCAATTGCCACAAGTGTGCAAGGATCTTTTTTGGACGACAATCAACGCAGCTTATTCTATACATACACATGGCGATGGGTATCGCTTCCCAGAGGAATTCAAGAACCATATCAACGATGTAATTTACAAACCACTCAATCAATATTCCCCATAA